The genomic stretch TTTCTAGAACTTCAAGAAAACTAAAGAGGCAATCTTGAAGTTCATTGCATAAATATTACAGGGTCAGATTTATGCCATTTGCTATTCGAACCACTTCGCTTCAGTTTTGACATTTGTGTTGAAATATGCACTGTTAGCAAAATccttaaaaccattatttggCATGAAAGATTGCACATAATTCCAAAGTTATGGTGTTACGCCATCACTAAACTGATGGAATAAAGGATCCTAGTAACAAAGCAGAACACATAATACCATTGCTTCAAATCTTGAACTCTGTCACTGAAGTGAACGTGGGATGCAATTTCCCATATAATCTTACAATAGATTAGTTATATCAATGCGTATATCATACACCCTGTGCAAATTTAGTAAATTGTAACATTAATAAAAtgtaaagaaatatataaattgaataaaaaccaGATTAATTGAAATCTAGATGGAGTAGAAGATAAAATGTCATGGGAGACCCCTTGAGATATGTCCAAATTTCAGTGATTTTAGATGTAGTGCTAGAAGAAGGATTATTATCAATGTATTTGGAACTTCACTAGCTTAAgactttgttatttatttaggaAATATCTTCTTAGAATAGTTAGTGATAAGTaagatttcattattattaggATCAGTAGgggatattttatatttcttttctagtttttttttttttctactttgagCAGGAGTCTTTAAGGTCGTGGTGCCCCTATATAAGCGTAAATATCTCGTGTACAAGGGAAGCTGTTTTATGGTAATGAATGAGACTTTCAGTTTCAACTTTGAAGTGTTTCCTCTAACATGTGCTGAGGTGCATTCCTCATGCAGGGTGGATTCCTCttgtttatccttttcttttcacattTTGGAAACAATAGCATGAAGCACATGAAATCCCATGTGAACCAGCAAGGACCATTTTGCAAGGCTAAATACTCTTAGATGTTCTGTTACATGGTAGTACCACCAGGGGAGAGTATTTGTGGCTACTGTTGTCTTACTAATCTTTTTGTCCCCAATGATTAGATTCCTGTAGACCACTTCCTACATGAATTATTATATCAATAGCAATAAGTCCTCGTTGAACAAGTTTACTTTTTGGAATGTGGGAAAGCTCAAAATAATATCAAGAGTGGGAGATTCAGAAGCGCTGTAAACCACTTAGCAATATCATGAAATCCCTGGTTCCCAGGGGATGTTTCTGACAACAATGAACATGTGCCTGGGTGTATATGCAATTTGTGGGTTGGgacaaaagaaaggaaacaaatttCTCCCATCATTGATCATATCAATGCACAGGATGGAATGTAACTTTTGCACTGTTCGTGGAAATGTGCAATCGGTTTTGAACAAATTTAAGAGCTCTTACAGGAGTCCCACTCGCATCTAGAAATCATAGATGGTGGGATTTTTCATTCTATTGCTGGAAACAAAATCACTAAGTTTAGTACAGGTTCTTCTCTTGGAGAAGAGGTCGCAGACTGTCATTTATATAGATTGGTGCCCGAGTTTATTGGATTTCCCAAAGATGCAAAGTCCTCTTAGAATTACTTATTTATACTGTTTATGCGAGTTTCTTAGAAAGTCCCCATTCTACTGGTCTCTTTACGATTTGGATACAAATTACACAGCTATACTGACAAACTATGTGGTAGTAAACATAAATTTGGATGGAATATGTGCAGGTCTTCCTCACTTTTTGTACTCTTGTGACTCTATATTTTGCGGATGAGGTTCCACTAAATGTTAATCAACCACGCCATTTATCAGATTCTGCTCCATTGTTGAATGGTCCACAACAAAATGGCCATGGACTTTCAACATCTGAGTCTCACTTGCCGGGTCTTGACAATTTGAGAGGGAATGGCAACAATCATGACCAGGAACTGAGAATGAATTCGAAGCGTGCCAACTCTGTAggggatcaaaatgaaaatttcaacGATGGCCCAGGAGCTGTGTTAGTCAATTTATTAACTAGTTTAAGGCATTTACCCCCTGGAATGCATTCAGTGCTTGTCGTTATGGCTCTAACTTGGGTAAGCACTTCAATAACTGTGTATTATTTCCAGAACTGTTTCCTTCCGATTTCTTTTAGTCCAAACTCTTTTGAGAATACATGTATTCACTGTTCCTGTGATGGTCTTGATTCACTCTTATTTTATCTGTGcttattttcatttcaattataattttacttgCAGTTGTCCTGGttccccttctttctttttgataCGGATTGGATGGGAAGAGAAGTGTATCACGGAGATCCAAAAGGGAATTCGAATGAAGTGGAGTTGTATGATCAAGGAGTCAGAGAAGGTGCATTTGGTTTGCTGTTGAATTCTGTAAGAACTCAATATTGAGCATTGATAGTGTCTGTTTTGTTAAATATCATCACAGAAACCAACTCTGTTATGAATCCCGAAATTTACCTTTACATTTTTACAATAATTGCAGTTTTAATGTTGGAAGTTCTTGAAGCAAGGATAAAATGGACTTCTCAtagtaattcaaaaaatttgaaaattttgacaCGAGAGGGAGATTAGAGAGATTCATCCCTTCAATGAAAGGAAATAGGGAACAGCAGTGTAATGCAATTGAGAAAATGGGGAAAGTTGAATTATATATCATGGGAACTATATGAAACTAATGCACCAGCTGAATGgacctaaaaaatcaaaattaagaaacagtaggaggaaaagaggaaaaagatCACAAAAGttgcgaggaaaaaaaaaataatcaaattgacaCATGAACTTAATGTTATGTGGCTCAttccaaattttttaaatacatatatCCCATTATTTCTCATGTGGTGCTTTGCAATAATCGAATTATTGATTATCTCAACaactatttttcttatattttgttaTGATACAGGTTGTTCTTGGCATTAGCTCGTTCTTGATTGAGCCAATGTGTCGGAGGTTGGGGTCAAGATTTGTATGGGCAATGAGCAATTTTATAGTATTTGCCTGCATGGCAGGCACTGCTGTTATTAGTTTGATATCAGTTGGTGAATATTCTGAAGGAATTGAACATGTAATTGGAGGGAACGCGCCAATCAGGATAGCTGCCTTGATTGTATTTGCTCTTCTTGGCTTTCCTCTTGCTGTATGTTCCTGTTCTAGTAGAGCATCGCTATATTTGTCAATTTCTTCCCTCAATAGCATGCAGTAATTGTTTTTGTGCTGCAGATTACCTATAGTGTTCCATTTTCTGTCACGGCAGAGTTGACTGCTGATTCAGGCGGTGGCCAAGGTTTGtatggaaatattttttatcaagcaattatttttacatgataTGGTTATTGTGTTAACCAGATGATTCTGATGTTCTCTTACCTCGTTTCAGGATTGGCTATAGGAGTTCTCAATCTTGCAATAGTTATTCCACAGGTAGATTAGCACATCATGTATTTTTTCAGTACATCTGGGATGAAATTATTTCTCTGATATAATGAACCACTGTCACATTTTCTACTGGACTCCAGAAGTTTTGTTGGATTTTGCTATGCTGTAACCATGTGTCAGTTTTGGCTTTTGGGAAAATTGATACTAAATTGTGTTTGGTTATTGCCGGTGATATTTTATTGATGGACCATAACATGTATGCACTCCCTGACACACTTCAACCTCTTGCTTCTTCCCTGCTACTCCTATTGATTCAGATTCTTCTGTCATTCCACTTTCTGTGCCAGTTTTGCTCTATTTAATTCAGTCAAAGTTGATTTTCATGTGTATTTTTTTGATCTGTTAGATGATTATATCCATTGGTGCCGGTCCATGGGATGCGCTTTTTGGTGGAGGAAATATACCAGCCTTCGTTCTGGCATCTGTATCTGCTCTTGCAGCTGGTGTTATTGCAACTCTCAAGCTGCCGAATCTTTCAAGCAGGTCCTTCCagtctggttttcattttggcTAACCACCAAACCGTGCTCACCATGTTGACATCAATCCAAGGTGTAATTGTCGAGGACAGGAGCATGCTAGTTGATCCTGAATTCACAGAGATCTTCCATTTTTATGTAcgtataatatttatatcaaaagaaTCATGCTTTACATgttcaaattcattaatttttttttgccccGCATCATGGGCATCTGTACTATCTGTAGAGTATAAATCATTTGAATTGAAAAGCTTATACAGGCATGTAGCAATGAATACTTGCCTAGAAATCATGAGTTAACTGGTCCAAGCtttacattttatatatttattaacagaAACTGTATTATAATCATCATTTAAGCACGTTGGCCTCTGTACCATCTCTTTTTAGATTCTAGATCACCCATCCATACAACCTTTCGTTTTAACTTCGAGCACAAGCTATTTGTTGGGCTGTAGGTGAGGGGTAGGGTTGGTGGGTTGGAGTGCTCGGGGCACAACTTTATTAGTGGCCTTGCCGAGTGCAGTGGATGATTAAAATTTCtcgtgttttttattaataaatatattaaaatgtttttttatttaaaaataaaaaacatttttgatattaatatatcaaaacaatccaaatatatatatatatatatatataattttaagttaaaaaaatcaaaattttgtgaTATGCTATCTGGGACGTGCGCCTAAACTTGAATCATCAGTGAAAAGTTGTACCTGCCTCGGTTGCCATGTCAATATCTTGTTCATCTTCGTGGAAAGCCTTGGGTAGTGACTTGCAGGTTACtctttaaaagtaatttataatttattttattttattttaacagtAAGAATATTCTCAGATCAAATTTCCGGCAAATGTTTCAACTTTTAGAAAGTGTACACAGCTATAACTTTctatccttgatttttttattattttcagctGTGAGGTGAGTGTCTTGTACTAGCCTGTTGCCTCAATGTGTTTCCTTCGTCCGTATCTGCCATCAAAACTTCACATGTtgcaaaaaaatagttataatgtTTTGGCTGAAATGCCTAACCAAATTTGATGATTTAAAGGGTGTTAGAAAGTATAGCTGGggttattatttaaaatgtgttttacttgaaaatatattaaaataatatttttttatttttaaaaaattatttgatattagtacattaaaatgatctgaaaatactaaaaaatattaatttaaaataaaaaataaaaataaaatatttgtacaATGGACAATCCCCTGGTGAAAGAATACTTGTGTCTCTATGATATGAAAGGTATGGAGAGGGTTCATAAACTTGCAATTTAATTGGGAGGATAATGGGTTTGGTATGCCGTTGAATGGAGGTCGTTTCAGCACGATGGAGGATAGTGAATCGAACTGAGGACTGATGTAGGATTGATCAAATCCAATGGTTTCTAAAATTCTTTCTGTCATTATTTAAATGACTCTGTACAGTAGACTGTCCTCATGTCTTGATTTCTTTCCATGAGAAATTTGATGTTTCTTGTTGTTTAACCGctcttttgctattttttaatttaaaatagttttttgtatttttatattattttgatgtattaattttaaaaaattaaataaattattttaatatatttttcaatgaaaaacactttaaaaaacaatatttttcctACTGTCAACCATGCCCTTAATTAGCTTCcgttttgaatgtttttgattgtatttttaaaaagttaaatttttttatttaaaattagtcttttaatatttttaaatgaaaaaaatattttaatatattattaaaggaataacatttttttataaaaattactgCAACATTCTTAACTGTAGCTTGTGACAATCCGGAGATATCACTATGCCGAGTGGACGGTTGCGATTAATGGGCCACCTGTCTTCGAAAAAGAAAGTTAAACACGGCCACgaggaaaaattaaattaataaaatatagcaGGTCCCTTTTTCGTTCtagtttaaaaaaaagggaaagaaagaaaaggaaaagaacatGGCAGGTCTAGTGGTTGACAAATCAACATCAAAGAAATATTTCGATAGCCTAAAGTTCTGgaaagataataaataataaaaaataaatcgcaTGGAGAGAAATAGAGGGACGTAGACCACAGTCGGCACATGGGTTCAGTGTTGAAGAAGATGAGCAGCTGGTTTTTTACCTAGCAGTGACGTCAGATTAGTCCTCCAACTTGTACAGCACTCTCGATCAGCTCCCTAATCAATTGGATTCCCAACGTAATAATCTCAATTAAGCCTCGCATCCAAATctgttaaatgttttttgtcCGTAGGGTCAATTTTATGCAATCAAATGATTCGGTTCCGAGGCAACTTCACATGTTTTATCAAAAATCCCCATCGAATTTtactgattttatttatttcaaataaaatattcttaaaaacatatatattttttcaatgtgaaacgggagaaaaaaataaattaacccttaaatgatattaaattttttaaaaatatttttttccgggaagtatttttttaaaataattaattaagtcattttgccttctcatttaatattttcaacaattaaaacaacattatcaacaaccattatttttatttgcattgaaaaaaagaaagaagaaagcttCATCTCGCATGATAGCGCCggaaatcaaactaaaaaggaagtaaCCCTGATATTCACAGAAGAAGAGAGATAAAAGGGAGGTAAAAACAATAGTGCCCTTGCTTTCTGGCAGAGAACATGGATCCACCCCCATTCCAACGGAGGTGGTGGTGACCTCCAGCTCCCAGTAATAAAGTCATGTAATGCTGTAAGAACAACTTGTCTTTTGCCCAGTTTCAAGGCAGTATTATCAATCATGTGGGTCCCAACACACCCCACCTCCAATCCCCAGATCAGCGGGTCCTGCTAAACCCTTCAGTTTTAAGATACATCCCCGCGAATGATTTTTCCAAACAGGGATGCAGCTTCGACAACTGTGATATTAGTAATATACAAAATGTCCAGAAGACCAGTCTCCAAGAATCAAGTCGGCAagatcctttatatatatatacaagcacAGAGATAAAGGCTCATAGCTAggttaaaaaggaaagaattccTTCATGGACAGCTCgttaagattattattttgatttaatggacgaattcttaatttctctttaattaTCTTGCCAGTGCATAACTTCAACTCTTGAAGTAGGAGAGGAGtccatatcaaaataatgtgGACAAAAACATGACGCAAACCCTAGCAAGGGTGCAAGAGGTCGATGTTTCTGATCAACGCGTATATACGTTCATAATTTGATCAGGAGGCAATTTGTGGGATTAAGATATAAATGAGTGATGCATTTGGCTTTTCCCATCTCAAAATCCCAACCTTCGATTCTAGCATTCCAATCACTAATTGAAAGACTAATCGAAAGTGCCAAAACTCCATTGCCTCTCGTCCACGAGGATGTGGGCATTGATTGCATGCTTGCTTGTGGCTAAATTAGCTATTTCTGGGTCCATGTGTTGGATAATCGACTCGTTTCTTGGGTCCGATTTGCCTAATTGCTTTTCCATGCGATGACGTGTGATGAATGGTGGGAAGTTAAAAGGAGAAATATAAGAATTAAAAGATCATACTGAACAACCTGGTGGGGTTCCATTTCAATCTCCCGTCTTCCTTCTGCTAGCTATTCAAAGTTCTTCCCTCTGCATCTACACAGTGCTCTATATATGAACATGATCAATCCAGTGGATTCATTTGCTTGCCATGtagtcattaattaattacgaGTGTTTGGAGATctctagtgtgtgtgtgtgtgttaatttGACACAGCATATCAATGGAAGTTTATAGGTTTCAGTGTCTTtgtaaattattgatttaattttgaaggatacCTAATAATTCGCTGCATGAGGATGGTGATATCTCTGTGCTGGGGGGCTTTGAAGGATTTTTACCACAGAGGTTTGGTATATATCTAAACCACGTCGTAGTTCCGCTAATGTCTAAACGTGTCATTTCGGTCTCTTTAGTGTCAAAATAGGTTTACTATAAATTCCTgatcttcaatttattttataatactttAAGATTGTGTTTGGATTTAAGTTAAAAGTGTTTAGATACTGACTTTTTTAACACTTTGACTCTcttattaattatgattttataaattatttaaaagtattttttagtttatggaTTAGGAAATAATGAATGAATCATTACGCATGTCTATTCCTATTTGATTAATTTGCTTAATtatctattaaaaatatatagtagaaaaaaataataggcacatcaatttattttccaaccaCAGATTTACAACATTAACAGTAGGAAAAATTAAGACATCGTCTTGTTGTATTGGTCCGTAGATGCTACAAAGAATCATTTACTGTATCAACAAAATGCCCATCAAGTTGCTTTGCCTAGAACGTCAATCTGGGAAAAATCAGAGCTTTTTGTAATCCG from Populus alba chromosome 8, ASM523922v2, whole genome shotgun sequence encodes the following:
- the LOC118055497 gene encoding sucrose transport protein SUC3 isoform X1, coding for MESAPIRVPYRNLKKEIEVEMVGLEMESPPSPPRIQSPLTHNSDADLRSQSTRHHISLITLVLSCTVAAGVQFGWALQLSLLTPYIQTLGIGHAFSSFIWLCGPITGLVVQPCVGIWSDKCSSKFGRRRPFILAGSLMISVAVIIIGFSADIGYVLGDTEEHCSKFKGTRTWAAFVFVIGFWMLDLANNTVQGPARALLADLSGPDQHNLSNAVFCSWMAVGNIFGFSAGASGSWNRWFPFLMNRACCEACGNLKAAFLVAVVFLTFCTLVTLYFADEVPLNVNQPRHLSDSAPLLNGPQQNGHGLSTSESHLPGLDNLRGNGNNHDQELRMNSKRANSVGDQNENFNDGPGAVLVNLLTSLRHLPPGMHSVLVVMALTWLSWFPFFLFDTDWMGREVYHGDPKGNSNEVELYDQGVREGAFGLLLNSVVLGISSFLIEPMCRRLGSRFVWAMSNFIVFACMAGTAVISLISVGEYSEGIEHVIGGNAPIRIAALIVFALLGFPLAITYSVPFSVTAELTADSGGGQGLAIGVLNLAIVIPQMIISIGAGPWDALFGGGNIPAFVLASVSALAAGVIATLKLPNLSSRSFQSGFHFG
- the LOC118055497 gene encoding sucrose transport protein SUC3 isoform X2, producing the protein MPFRPSFGSAVLLQALCYWGFGFQVQPCVGIWSDKCSSKFGRRRPFILAGSLMISVAVIIIGFSADIGYVLGDTEEHCSKFKGTRTWAAFVFVIGFWMLDLANNTVQGPARALLADLSGPDQHNLSNAVFCSWMAVGNIFGFSAGASGSWNRWFPFLMNRACCEACGNLKAAFLVAVVFLTFCTLVTLYFADEVPLNVNQPRHLSDSAPLLNGPQQNGHGLSTSESHLPGLDNLRGNGNNHDQELRMNSKRANSVGDQNENFNDGPGAVLVNLLTSLRHLPPGMHSVLVVMALTWLSWFPFFLFDTDWMGREVYHGDPKGNSNEVELYDQGVREGAFGLLLNSVVLGISSFLIEPMCRRLGSRFVWAMSNFIVFACMAGTAVISLISVGEYSEGIEHVIGGNAPIRIAALIVFALLGFPLAITYSVPFSVTAELTADSGGGQGLAIGVLNLAIVIPQMIISIGAGPWDALFGGGNIPAFVLASVSALAAGVIATLKLPNLSSRSFQSGFHFG
- the LOC118055497 gene encoding sucrose transport protein SUC3 isoform X3; translated protein: MLFKIWKKTAIYSCRITHDLCCYIGYVLGDTEEHCSKFKGTRTWAAFVFVIGFWMLDLANNTVQGPARALLADLSGPDQHNLSNAVFCSWMAVGNIFGFSAGASGSWNRWFPFLMNRACCEACGNLKAAFLVAVVFLTFCTLVTLYFADEVPLNVNQPRHLSDSAPLLNGPQQNGHGLSTSESHLPGLDNLRGNGNNHDQELRMNSKRANSVGDQNENFNDGPGAVLVNLLTSLRHLPPGMHSVLVVMALTWLSWFPFFLFDTDWMGREVYHGDPKGNSNEVELYDQGVREGAFGLLLNSVVLGISSFLIEPMCRRLGSRFVWAMSNFIVFACMAGTAVISLISVGEYSEGIEHVIGGNAPIRIAALIVFALLGFPLAITYSVPFSVTAELTADSGGGQGLAIGVLNLAIVIPQMIISIGAGPWDALFGGGNIPAFVLASVSALAAGVIATLKLPNLSSRSFQSGFHFG